ATGAGATCAGTTAGATCTAACTGGAAAATGGGAGAGaagcttaattttaattttcaaatgcacagtttggtgctttgcttttttattttacaacttGACAGAGCtatatctgaaattaaaaaaatgctggaacTGGATGGATCTTTTGAATATGCATAAACTAAAAGGGAGAAACtaactaaaaacaaaaaaaagagaagtagctAGCTTCATGTAAGGTTAGATTTTCTACTCCACGGAAACTAATTTGCCTCCAATGTAAATTCTCTGGTGAAAGGATGTGCACACTTTGCAGCTGCAAGATGCTTCTTACATGGGTTATGTGGGTACGAAAATAGCACAGGCAGCAAAATAACAGTAACAATCATTTCAGTCACAGAGATTGCATACACAATCAAGGGGTCCTTGTCAAATTAGGTAGCATCTGGTTTCTTGGCATTTAGGTTTGTATTTTAACTAATGTGTTAACAATAgtttccacttttatttttaaatgtatgcagTATATCATGCTTTTGTGTTTTACTATTTTCATGCAATTACTGTCCTCGTGACAGAAACTGGACAGGCCTTGCTGCAGGATTAAAACTGCTGTTGAAGCACACAGTGTATGAAGTGGGAGTGCAAACTTTTTAGGGCAGTCAGTACATTTTCATTCTGAACTCCAAAGGGAATAACAACTTGcctacacacacaaaatattccagaaacgctatacatttaaaatacaattgctttttctgaaattgctCCATGTCTTAGAGTCTGAGAAGGTAAATCACACTGAATAGCCTCCTCAAGCTTTAGCCTCTAAGCCAGCTCAGGAGCTCCTAACCACCATCACTGTCATTTCTGAGTCACAGTAGTTTTGTCACCTAAAATCTGCATGTGACTGATCAACATTTCAGGGGGAAGAGAACACCATTTCTGACAGCTCTTGTGAATCAACTCTGAGTAACAGGACGTTGGCAGATGTAGGAGACAGCTCACACTGAGCAGAAGGATCCTCAGGTCCCACCATTTTTGAGACCCAGTGTGGAAGTAGAGCCCAGAGCAAGAGACAGAGAGACCAAGGGCACTCATCAACTCAGCACTGAGCTCCTTCAGAAACTGGCTgtatctattaaaaaagaaagcacagggGGCACAGAAGGCAGGTGCTGAAGGACCTGGGGAAACCCAATACTGCATCTGGAGCCAGTCTCATCCTTCTGGTCATCTGCTGAGAGCccagctttctctttcttttttggagCAGAGCAAGTCATCAGTAGGGAAGGTTTGTAGTGTCTGTGCTGAGGCAGAGGATGTCAGAAGTACTATACTACGATCTGAGTCAAAGGGGAGTTCCAGGGTTAGGAAAATAGTCTCAAAACCCAGtgccttccctccagcataTGTAGtacctgtttttttaaaacagtattttgttgctttgtatTGTGTCATACTTAACACACTGTGGGACTCGGACAAATAACAGAATTTCACCTCTGTTTATCCTTAATTTTTGAGGTATACTTGATTAGCCAAGTGAAAAGCTCGTTaactccaggaaaaaaagtaaaaattttaaacaggaaGTAAAAACTGACAGCACTGCTTTCTGCATGTCTATACCTATTTATCTACAGCCATACACTCCAAGCATGCTCAGGAACAATCTTTGGCACTGAAATGAAGCTGCCTCTGCTGGTACATTGCTAGAACTTTTCCCAGCCCAAACTTGGCTCTTGTCAAGCACCACTCCCAGCAGCCTTTCTCAACCCACCCCGCATCTGGGAGGGGCCGTTCCCAGCAGACAGTTTGCACAGGGCTGTGCCGTGTTGGGAGCTGAGCAGTTCACCGGCGTTGGCACGGGTGAAGCATTGCATTTACTAGCGTCGATGAAGCCTTCCCACCCCTAACAGTCCAGTCTCTTAGATACGCTGCATACATTCAGAATGCTGCTTAAAACAAGActttagattattttattgtttcagtCTCTGGATTTCCCCAGTTAGGGTGGATCTGTCTCAGCACCCTCAATTAGCAATACTGAAATAGCCTATTTCAATGCTGTGTGGAAACACGTGGACGAAGGAAACTTAGCAGGCGGTAAGTTCAGCCCACAGACGTTCACAAGCTAACTGAAGAAATGCAGGACTTTGTGGTTACTTAAACTGGCAATAATGATTTATTGAGAGGAAAAGTGCCTTTCCTGAATTGTGCTGCTCTGTGGAGCAGAGTTAGAAGAGCAAGGCAATTAAAACCTAGGCTTGTTTTGCAGTTTGTAATTAGCCAGCTCTGGAATAGTTCAGTTTGACAGTGGTTTGTTGGAGCATCCCACTGAAAATATGAATTACAGGGGAAGGACTGCTTTTGTGAGGAGtacagaatcacacagaatcacagagcagtaagggttggcagggacctctagagatcatctagtccaacccccctgctagagcaggagcaggttgcacaggatcatgtccaggcaggttttgaatctctccagagaaggggACTCCactgcctctctgggcagcgtgttccagtgctcagtcaccctcagaaTGAAGAAGTCTTTCCTCATactgagatggaacttcctgtgttccagtttgtgcccattgccccttgtcctgtcactgggcaccactgcaaagagtctggccccatcctcttgacatctgccctttagatatttttaagatcccctctcagtcttctccaggctaaacagacccagctctctcagcctttcctcatcagagatgctccagtcccctcatcatctttgtagccctccactggactcccTCCATTAATTCCCTCTgttgaactggggagcccagactTGGACACtgtactccagatgtggcctcaccagggcagagtagagggggaggataacctccctcgacctgctgacCACACTCTTTTTAACGCACCCCAGGATGCCATTGGCCTTCATGGCCACAAGGGCACAATACAGACTTTCCATCGCTCGGACTAGGTGCTGGGCCTCAGCCCCATTGCTGGGCCCACACCACCGACGCTTGCTCGAGGCCCCAGTGTTGGGGTTTCCTCAGGAAGTGGTCGACCCCCTCCCGGGGCCACGGGCAGTGGCAGCGCTGTAAGGGGCTCTGAGGACAGGGGAGATTACGGCATTGCCTTGGCGGCTGGTTAGGAAAAGGGCAGGTAACGACGAGGAGACAGTTTTAACCGGGGCTGCGAGGGCTCCGATGCCTCCAGGTGCCGCCAAGCCGCAGCGCAGCCAAGGAGAAGGCGCGGCCtgaggggagcaggcagggagccgCCTGTGCGCCTGCGCAGCACCCGCCGGAAGTCCACTACCGCCCCGCCTACCCGGTCGCCAAGATGTCTGCGTCTACCGCTCGCTTAGCGGCTCGGCGGCTTTTCCTGCCTTGGTCTTCTCGCCTTGTGCGAGCGTCCGGCTCTGGGAACAGGGTAGGCGGCGGAgcggggaagggaagagagtcGCCGAGAGCTCAAGCGCTCTGGTGGCTCCCGACGCTGGTGCTCTGGCTGCCGcaacgggggcgggggggattGGAGGCCGGGAGGCGTGGTGCGCGCTGGGATTTGTAGTCGCGACGGCGGAGGGGGTGGTGCTGGGCGGGCGCCCTGCGCGGTGCATGGCGGGAATTGTAGTCTCGTCCCGGCTGAGGTGGTAGGTGGCGGCGCTCTCCCCTCGGCGGGACACTGCGCTCTGGGCGATGAGCCCGGGCGCGGCAGCCCCCAGGGTTTGCTACCTGCTCCCTGGAGCCGTTGGTACCCCATGTTGTCTCCCGCGGTGTTGGCGTCGGGGCTGGCGCGGCGTCTGGGAgccggtgcggtgcggtgcggcgACTGGGGCGCGATGCCTTGGAGAGGGACGGCAGCAGCCTCCACCCCGGCACGGGGCCTCCCTGCTCAGCGCAGGGTTGCTCAGAGAAAGCTTAatccctccttctcctcagtGGTTAGATGGAGGCTGCCTGGAGGCCCTGATCCCAGAGCTCTCCCcttctgtcattttttcccATCCTCCCAGTTtgaaacttcagcttttctttctaaaagcaggaaagggagattttgttttcaaacatcagtttttctttccctgtaatGCAGGCTAGCGGTGAAAATGATCCCTTGCAACAGCCTGGGCTGGGAACTGACTGGcaggggagcagctctgtggaagaAGCCTGGGGGTACAGCAGGACAGCAGGCTGTGTGTAGGCAAGCAGCCTGGGCTGAACAAACAGGAACATGGCCAGTAAATCAAATGAAATCATTAGTTTGCACTTGTCAAGTGGTTAGAATGTGGCAGCTAGCTTTAGGCTCCTCAGTGTAAGGAGGACATTAGTGAACTGGAGGGCCAGCAACACGGTTGCAGGCTGGAGCATGTGtgctgtgaggagaggctgagagtCCAGGGCTtcttcatcctggagaagacaCAGCTTTGGTTGGACCTAACAGCAGCCTACCAGTACCTATAGAAGACAGAACTAGGCTTTTCACAGTGGGGCATGGTGGCAGAATAAGAGGCAGTGGGCATAAGTTGAAACAGGAGAGGCAAAACTGGATGTATGAAACCCATTTTTTCCCATGAGGCAgtgaagcagcagaacagactgcccagagaggctgtgcagttTCTCACCATCCCAGGAGATTTTCAATACCCAGCTGCAAAAAGCCCTGAGCAAACTGGTGTGACCCCATAGCTGAGCCCActtggagcaggaggttggactagaggcCTCCTGTGGTCTCTTCAAACTTGAATTGTGCTATGATCCTAAAATACGTGAGTTTTGAGAGATCAAGCCTATTGGTATTCCAGGATGAGAGTGGGTAAGAGCTGGATTTTGTACTTCCATGTTTAGGGCAGTCACATGGTGAAGGGAATCTTTGTTTATTtgatagatttaatttttttttaatagcttattGCTTAAAGTATGCATTTGGGATATATACTTAAATTTCTTGATGTTGAAAAGGTgcaataaaccttttttttttttttttttaaccttcatcttctcttcttttctacCCCATTCTGATTTAATGTGCTTTAACTGCCAGAGGGTTGTATAAAAGGTGGCAATTCCAGTATCTGTCCCTGTTCTGAAAAATGGGTGACTGATCTGCAGTCCTGGCCATAGGCCCTTGGACGATATCTCACTTCACTTTAGAACGCAAGTACCCAAAAGAATTCCAGATGTTAAGGGATATGTTCACGGTCCTGCAGGCTCTTGCTGGCAGAACTGGGAAACAAGAGTGGCTCTCGGGGTGGCTGGCTGATGATAGTAACATGCTTTCCTGTCAGATCATTTGATCGGAGAGAAGCAGATGGAGTCTACTGTTTTGGTtatcttcatgtttttcttctgagtcaGGTTAATGCATCCCTGATGTGAAGTAATGGCAAATAAAtcagtgctgatttttttcttttgaaatgcatgCTTTATAAAAGATCCACAAACTTAATGTTTAAGttcaggaatatattttttcagaagatcATCCTAGGATATAACTTAACAATCTGAACGTGACTGATGCTTTTTCCTTACAGTGTGTGCATGTTGGAACAGGCAAGCTGAGAGCTTCCAAAGCAGCAACAGAAGTAATCTTAAACGTTCCTGAAACTAGAGTGAGTCCTCTGGAAAACGGCTTGCAAGTAGCTTCTGAAGACTCTGGACTCTCAACATGCACAGTAGGTAACTTGtaaagggaagattttttttgtaactgttcatgtgtgtttgtttccttgTGGAACTAAATTGCATTCTGTTGATGTTTATTAACAATTGTTCTTAAAACTTAAGCTAGGAGATAGAAGTCTAAAGGCTTTTGTAAATGATTTGTGATTAGATTTTTTGTGAAGAtcagaactttattttcattgaaaacctgcttcatttaaggaaaaaaacatttaaaaataggtcTTGAAGATCTAAGTGTAGTTCATACACAAAAACTGCAAAGCTGCATTGTTCGCTGGTAaaatgactttcttttttttttcttcgcTCAATGAGGTTGGACTTTGGATTGATGCTGGAAGCAGGTATGAGAATGAGAAGAACAATGGAACTGCTCACTTCCTTGAGCACATGGCGTTCAAGGTGAGTATGAGTATTGATGTAGAAGTTTGCACTGGATTTCTAAGTTATTTATCTTTATAGATCAATGATGAGAACATTGTCAGAATCGTATACATAAATTTTCCAAattgaggagagaaaaaaaaaaagtggacaaCTTAGACATTGGTTCTGTTGGAAAATGAAGCTAAAGTCCTAGTTCTGTGTAACTGATACATAACTATAGATTAGTAACACAGGTCtaattttaatgcagttttaacTTCTTGTACTATTCTTAGAAGACTCATAGTCCACCTTTTgccagctttttattttcatttgggaGCATAGTAGGATTTATATCTGACTTTCAAGCTTTGAGAGATTAGTATGccagttttctttccagaagacTTACTCTTTCTCTTGGCCTTGACTTTTCCAGACAAGAAGTAGTAGTGATGAGTAGGTGAATTAAAGGgtctggtttgatttttcttattgttttatttcagggaACAAAAAAGAGATCTCAGTTAGACCTTGAACTAGAGATTGAGAACATGGGAGCTCATCTGAATGCGTATACATCCAGGGAACAAACTGTGTATTATGCAAAGGCTTTTTCGAAAGACTTACCAAGAGGTAACTGCTTTCATtcatcagaaaagcagcaaagaacaaaatgcttATCCAGCTGCCGAGGAGACAACACAGAATGATGCTTTTGCAGTGTAACAGTCCCTTCCTTCCTGGGTGAAAAGTCCTTTCTTGAGCTTCACAGGAGTGTGATAATGCAGGTTTGGAAAGTGTCAGCAGGGAAGTTGATATTTGACACATTTTTGTCTGTAGattcccaaaagaaaataccttATGGACTTCTCCCTTCCTGCAGAGCAAGTCTTTTGTCCCCTTGCAGATCTTATTAGGAAGTCTTGGGCCACTTGGTCTTTGGGGTGGGTTTTACttttggaaacagatttttctggtaGTCTGAAAATATGCTTTCCATTACCATCTCTATTTTCAATTAGCTGTGGAAATTCTTGCTGACATAATTCAGAACAGTACGTTGGGAGAAGCAGAGATTGAGCGCGAGCGAGGAGTTATACTTCGAGAGATGCAAGAGGTTGAAACCAATTTACAAGAAGTTGTCTTTGATTACCTTCATGCTACAGCCTATCAGAAGACAGCCCTAGGACGGACAATTTTGGGACCCACTGAAAACATCAAGTATGTCTAAATTTGTGGCCATCTTTAATTGCGTGTTAACttttatatattgaaaagaCTCATCTAAAAATGTAGGGAACAGcgtcagttttcatttttacctGGAAGGGAGCTGAAATTGCACTGAATATAATGGTAAGAAGAATTCCGCTATTGGCTTAATTCCCCTGTATGCAGGCATCAAACGGTATGTGAACTTGTCTACTGCATGTCTTCATTATTTGCtatatttttctcccatttgttAAAAATGCATCTGGCATAAAATTGGAAATGCTCCTTTTTCCCATCAGTCAGGTGTTAGACATTATTGTAAATACAATTGTGTTTGCACTGCTCTTTCGGTGTTCATTTATACCAGTGCAGACCAGGAGACTGCTAAATGTGCTGTTTTCAGATTGGCATGAAATCATTAGTGGATCCTGTCTCCATCTGACTTGTAGTTCTCATTCCTTCTCAGGAAGCTTGAAGAGCTTTGAAAGGCAAAATGTATCAagttcttgtttccttttttaggAATTCACCCTTATTTTAGCTTTCTGCCTCTATGCACAGCTCTGTGCATTAGCAGAACTTacagttattttgattttgtattGTTCTATATGTTTAGCTCTTCTTACTCTAATAAACTTTACTGACGCAGTAGTGATGTTTCCTTGATTGTTTCTAGATCCATAAACCGTAATGACTTGGTGGAGTACATAACAACACATTACAAAGGACCCCGAATggtcctggctgctgctggaggttAGTATGAGATACTCAGCCTGAATCACGTGAAACTATGCTTAAAACCATGGTCTTTTACGTTTCTGGGAAGAACATGATGAATTACCCCTTGTTCAGTAAGTCCTGGAAGTTCATTGTTAGCCCTACATCTTTTGTGCCTTCGTACCTTTTGAACTTTTGTTCCCTTTCCCCTCAGTAATATTGCAGAAGCATTCTTCAACCAGGAACTAGAAGTGACTTGGAGGCCAAGGTCGTTCTTCCGTGGGGGCAGGAAAAGAGGGGCCTAGAAGGGGTTTGGTGTGGAAAGGGGAGTagcaaggaaagcagaggaagagaagtaaCATCAAGGCTTGAAAATGAGAGCAAACAGCTTGATTTGGTATAATATTTATAGAAGGCTACCGAAGAGAATTAAGGAGGGTGATAATGATGATCTTAGTTTATAACAGGGAGGTGTGAAGAATCTGAAAGTATGGCATTAAAAGGGGGAACAATAAATTACTGCTTGTGTTGAGTCTTTAAACTGCACAGCAATTGAAATTAACTGTTTACAGAGTAACATTACGAAGTATGTGAAATATCTTTGTTCAGGGGTCTCTCATGATGAGCTGCTTGACCTAGCAAAGTGCCACTTTGGTAACTTGCCATCTGCTCCAGAAGGAGGACTGCCACCCCTGCCACCTTGTAACTTCACAGGGAGCGAGGTAAGCTGTTAGATGGCTTTTTGAGCTGGCCCTTATCCCCTGTGAGCACAACTGACACGTCGCTCTCTGCTGAGGAGAGAGAGCTTCACAGCTCAGCAGATGAAAAGGTTTCTCGCCCCCAGTGAGCGCTGGAGTAGCTGCTTTccaaagcagcatttcccaGCTGTTCTTGGACAAGCCTCGCTGCCGccattttttctgcttcatcagTTCCTGGAGGAATACCTCCCTTACCCTGCTGCTACTTCCCTTTTATCCCCTTGCCTGTGGTGTTGGAGCATTTCCGCTTGTTGGGAATTACTAATTTAAAGGATATGGCAGAGAACCGAGGCATTTGTGTTCTATTCCCAGCTCtattcagattttgaaaagtCACCAGCTTTCCTTGGTGCTATTTGTCATAAAATGACGCACTAGTTAAGTTTGTtaaacttaaaatgaaaaactagCTAAATTTCTCATAACTAAGGCTAGTTAAGGCTGATGTTAAAGATTcatatgctttaatttttggttCTTTATGTGCATGCTTTTTAATCCAGATGTGATGGAAATGTCTTGTCTCGTATTTACCTTCCCATATACATTACCATGTACAGGTTGTACTGGAGCTACTTTCATGTGTTCCCCTAGATTCGTATAAGAGATGACAAGATGCCCTTGGCGCACATTGCGATAGCTGTTGAAGCAGCTGGCTGGTCGCACCCAGATACAATCCCACTTATGGTTGCCAATACCCTGATAGGTAACTGGGATCGTTCCTTTGGAGGAGGCGTGGTGAGTGAACCTGCAAACGCCTTCCTGCTCTTAATGGCTGGTGGGTTGAGGAGATCTGACTTGGGTACTGCCAATACAGACCCATTCAAACCTATCTGATGGTGTTACTGCTGCTTTATGTCTATTTCTGAAGGTCCTTTATTGGAGTAGGAGAAGGGGATCCGGTCATGAGTCTGAGAGAATTTGTTGCCCAATATTTAGGAAAATCTTAGGAAGTGGTTCTAAACCACCAAGACAGAGGTGACTTGAGATCTGCCAGCCCTCATGGAAAGTAGGATGTTTCATGCCTGTATGTCATCAGAATCTGTGGGTATCAGTAACTGTCCCTTTCTTGAGCCTAAGTAGCTTCATGATTTTGACTTAAATCTGGGCTGTTACTTGGAAACATGAGATTACGTGCAAGGAAAGAAACTGTTGAGATGAAGAGCTGATAATTATCCTCATAGCTTCTGCTGGAGCCTGTGATACTACTGCACGTTCTGTCAtcattgaaatgaaaacaggagaCCGTGGAGGTGACTTAGTAGGCATTCAAAAtacttaataaaataatatatttttcttttgcctcagCAGAATTTATCCAGTAAACTTGCTCAGATTGCCTGCCATGGTAACCTCTGTCACAGTTTCCAGTCCTTCAACACCTGCTATACGGATACAGGGCTGTGGGGACTCTATATGGTCTGTGAGCCATCCACTATACAGGACATGGTGCACTTTGTTCAGAGAGAATGGTAAGCTAACAGCTCTTTCTCTAAAAAGATTGTTTTCAGTGgagaaatacaattaaaaaaaaaaaccaaaccagtcatttaaacagaatatttttgtttctctgcttaggcttgcctggaaaaaaacaaatgcatcaAGTTCTAAACTTTGACACTTGGTGCAGAGTCCCAAATGCCAGTTTCTGGCAGCCTTACTTGGAGTAAACAGCTTAAGGtttaggtttggttttctttttctatcctGGAAGAATAAATAGTAACTATAGTTAATATAATAGCATTCCTTGTACAAGAAAATGtggcagtgatttttattttttaatttgcaagtgACAGGAGTTATGAAAATGTGTCAGATCTTTTGGAATACCACTAAGTCAGTATACGGTGCCCATGCACTGCATGTTTATCAACAGAAAGAGTTAAATATTCATGAATGAGAATAATGAATGTGCAATTACCTACAAACACCATTAGTGGTTACCCCTTGTGCAGTTTCTATCCCACGTGCCGTACCAGGTGGTGGTGTTACATAGAGCTCTCTCTAGTGAGTACATAGGGAAATGAAATGATACAAGGTAGGTGAGCTGTTATGTATGGAATTTTGAAATCTGGGATTCTGCATAGTATTCATTCATATAAGGCTTAAATCTAAATTGAAAAGACGTCCATAGGTGCAACTGTAATGCTTGAACTGCAGATGTGATTAGAAATAGATGTACGTTATTTAAGAGCACTGATTTAAAGTGGGTGAAGTTGAAACACAAGTTGAAAGAGAActtaaaaattagtttctttaaTCATGCAGATCACTTCTCATGTACCATTATTCTATGAgatctttgtaaaaaaaaaacttgcGGAGAAAAATGGCATCATTTTAGCTGTTTGTTTGCCGCAGGGAAGATACGAGAATATACTCACATCCTGTGAGAAGGATGTGTTATCTAGTGTGCCCCCCTGTCCTAGTGAAACGTTCC
This sequence is a window from Balearica regulorum gibbericeps isolate bBalReg1 chromosome 1, bBalReg1.pri, whole genome shotgun sequence. Protein-coding genes within it:
- the PMPCB gene encoding mitochondrial-processing peptidase subunit beta isoform X2 encodes the protein MSASTARLAARRLFLPWSSRLVRASGSGNRCVHVGTGKLRASKAATEVILNVPETRVSPLENGLQVASEDSGLSTCTVGLWIDAGSRYENEKNNGTAHFLEHMAFKGTKKRSQLDLELEIENMGAHLNAYTSREQTVYYAKAFSKDLPRAVEILADIIQNSTLGEAEIERERGVILREMQEVETNLQEVVFDYLHATAYQKTALGRTILGPTENIKSINRNDLVEYITTHYKGPRMVLAAAGGVSHDELLDLAKCHFGNLPSAPEGGLPPLPPCNFTGSEIRIRDDKMPLAHIAIAVEAAGWSHPDTIPLMVANTLIGNWDRSFGGGVNLSSKLAQIACHGNLCHSFQSFNTCYTDTGLWGLYMVCEPSTIQDMVHFVQREWIRLCTSVTENEVARAKNLLKTNMLLQLDGSTPICEDIGRQMLCYKRRIPIPELEARIEAIDAQTIREVCTKYIYNKHPAVAAVGPIEQLPEYNRICSGMYWLRE
- the PMPCB gene encoding mitochondrial-processing peptidase subunit beta isoform X1: MSASTARLAARRLFLPWSSRLVRASGSGNRCVHVGTGKLRASKAATEVILNVPETRVSPLENGLQVASEDSGLSTCTVGLWIDAGSRYENEKNNGTAHFLEHMAFKGTKKRSQLDLELEIENMGAHLNAYTSREQTVYYAKAFSKDLPRAVEILADIIQNSTLGEAEIERERGVILREMQEVETNLQEVVFDYLHATAYQKTALGRTILGPTENIKSINRNDLVEYITTHYKGPRMVLAAAGGVSHDELLDLAKCHFGNLPSAPEGGLPPLPPCNFTGSEIRIRDDKMPLAHIAIAVEAAGWSHPDTIPLMVANTLIGNWDRSFGGGVQNLSSKLAQIACHGNLCHSFQSFNTCYTDTGLWGLYMVCEPSTIQDMVHFVQREWIRLCTSVTENEVARAKNLLKTNMLLQLDGSTPICEDIGRQMLCYKRRIPIPELEARIEAIDAQTIREVCTKYIYNKHPAVAAVGPIEQLPEYNRICSGMYWLRE